One part of the Streptomyces lienomycini genome encodes these proteins:
- a CDS encoding DUF6104 family protein codes for MYFTDRGIEELEKRRGEEEVTFEWLAEQLRTFVDLNPDFEVPVERLATWLARLDDDEDEDE; via the coding sequence TTGTACTTCACCGACCGAGGCATCGAGGAACTGGAGAAGCGGCGCGGCGAGGAGGAGGTCACCTTCGAGTGGCTCGCCGAGCAGCTGCGGACCTTCGTCGACCTGAACCCCGACTTCGAAGTTCCGGTGGAGCGACTGGCGACGTGGCTGGCGCGACTGGACGACGACGAGGACGAGGACGAGTAG
- a CDS encoding multifunctional oxoglutarate decarboxylase/oxoglutarate dehydrogenase thiamine pyrophosphate-binding subunit/dihydrolipoyllysine-residue succinyltransferase subunit, with protein MSPQSPSNSSISTDTDQAGTAGKNPAAAFGANEWLVDEIYQQYLQDPNSVDRAWWDFFADYKPGAPAAQAAGATATDSGSTPQAAPAPQAQAAAPAQPQAAAPASAPAKPAAQPAAAPAAPAAPAAKPAAAPAKPAAKPQAKAAAPAKDAAAPEGPELVTLRGPAAAVAKNMNASLELPTATSVRAVPVKLLFDNRIVINNHLKRARGGKISFTHLIGYAMVQAIKAMPAMNHSFGEKDGKPTLVKPAHINLGLAIDLVKPNGDRQLVVAAIKKAETLNFFEFWQAYEDIVRRARDNKLTMDDFTGVTVSLTNPGGLGTVHSVPRLMPGQSVILGVGSMDYPAEFQGTSQDTLNKLGISKVMTLTSTYDHRVIQGAASGEFLRQVANLLLGESGFYDEIFKALRIPYEPVRWLKDIDASHDDDVTKAARVFELIHSYRVRGHVMADTDPLEYQQRKHPDLDITEHGLTLWDLEREFAVGGFAGKSLMKLRDILGVLRDSYCRTTGVEFMHIQDPKQRKWIQDRIERSHTKPEREEQLRILRRLNAAEAFETFLQTKYVGQKRFSLEGGESVIPLLDAVIDSAAESRLDEVVIGMAHRGRLNVLANVVGKSYAQIFREFEGNLDPKSMHGSGDVKYHLGAEGTFTGLDGEQINVSLVANPSHLEAVDPVLEGVSRAKQDIINKGGTDFTVLPVAIHGDAAFAGQGVVAETLNMSQLRGYRTGGTVHVVINNQVGFTAAPESSRSSMYATDVARMIEAPIFHVNGDDPEACVRVARLAFEFRQAFNKDVVIDLLCYRRRGHNETDNPAFTQPLMYDLIDKKRSVRKLYTESLIGRGDITLEEAEQALQDYQGQLEKVFTEVREAVSQPTAAEPSDPQAEFPVSVNTAITAETVKRIAESQVNIPDHITVHPRLLPQLQRRAAMVEDGTIDWGMGETLAVGSLLLDGVPVRLTGQDSQRGTFGQRHAVVIDRETGDEFTPLLYLSEDQSRYNVYNSLLSEYAVMGFEYGYSLARPDALVMWEAQFGDFVNGAQTVLDEFISSAEQKWNQTSGVTLLLPHGYEGQGPDHSSARPERFLQLCAQNNMTVAMPTLPSNYFHLLRWQVHNPHHKPLVVFTPKSMLRLKAAASKAEEFTTGQFRPVIGDESVDAAAVKKVVFCAGKVYYDLDAERKKRGLTDTAIIRIERLYPLPGAELQAEIAKYPNAEKYLWAQEEPANQGAWPFIALNLIDHLDLAVGADVPHGERLRRISRPHGSSPAVGSAKRHQAEQEQLVREVFEA; from the coding sequence GTGTCGCCACAGTCCCCCAGTAACTCGAGCATCTCGACCGACACCGACCAAGCGGGCACCGCGGGAAAGAACCCCGCGGCCGCGTTCGGTGCCAATGAGTGGCTCGTCGACGAGATCTATCAGCAGTACCTCCAGGACCCGAACTCCGTGGACCGAGCCTGGTGGGACTTCTTCGCCGACTACAAGCCAGGCGCACCCGCGGCCCAGGCCGCCGGTGCCACGGCCACGGACTCCGGCAGCACGCCGCAGGCCGCCCCCGCCCCGCAGGCGCAGGCTGCCGCCCCGGCCCAGCCGCAGGCCGCCGCCCCGGCGTCCGCCCCCGCCAAGCCGGCCGCGCAGCCCGCCGCCGCCCCGGCGGCTCCGGCCGCCCCGGCCGCGAAGCCCGCCGCCGCGCCGGCCAAGCCGGCCGCCAAGCCGCAGGCGAAGGCCGCCGCGCCCGCCAAGGACGCCGCCGCGCCCGAGGGCCCCGAGCTGGTGACCCTGCGCGGCCCGGCCGCCGCGGTCGCGAAGAACATGAACGCCTCGCTGGAGCTGCCCACGGCCACGTCCGTGCGCGCGGTCCCGGTGAAGCTGCTGTTCGACAACCGCATCGTCATCAACAACCACCTCAAGCGCGCCCGGGGCGGGAAGATCTCCTTCACGCACCTGATCGGCTACGCGATGGTGCAGGCCATCAAGGCCATGCCGGCGATGAACCACTCCTTCGGTGAGAAGGACGGCAAGCCGACCCTGGTCAAGCCGGCCCACATCAACCTCGGCCTCGCCATCGACCTGGTCAAGCCCAACGGCGACCGCCAGCTGGTCGTCGCGGCGATCAAGAAGGCCGAGACGCTGAACTTCTTCGAGTTCTGGCAGGCCTACGAGGACATCGTCCGTCGCGCCCGCGACAACAAGCTGACGATGGACGACTTCACCGGCGTCACGGTCTCCCTGACCAACCCCGGCGGCCTCGGCACCGTCCACTCCGTGCCGCGCCTGATGCCCGGCCAGTCGGTCATCCTGGGCGTCGGCTCCATGGACTACCCGGCGGAGTTCCAGGGCACCAGCCAGGACACCCTGAACAAGCTCGGCATCTCGAAGGTCATGACGCTCACGTCGACCTACGACCACCGGGTCATCCAGGGCGCCGCCTCCGGCGAGTTCCTGCGCCAGGTCGCCAACCTGCTCCTGGGCGAGAGCGGCTTCTACGACGAGATCTTCAAGGCGCTGCGCATCCCCTACGAGCCGGTCCGCTGGCTCAAGGACATCGACGCCTCGCACGACGACGACGTCACCAAGGCCGCCCGCGTCTTCGAGCTGATCCACTCCTACCGGGTCCGCGGCCACGTCATGGCCGACACCGACCCGCTGGAGTACCAGCAGCGCAAGCACCCCGACCTGGACATCACCGAGCACGGGCTCACCCTGTGGGACCTGGAGCGCGAGTTCGCGGTCGGCGGCTTCGCCGGCAAGTCCCTGATGAAGCTGCGCGACATCCTCGGCGTGCTGCGCGACTCGTACTGCCGCACCACCGGCGTCGAGTTCATGCACATCCAGGACCCCAAGCAGCGCAAGTGGATCCAGGACCGCATCGAGCGCTCGCACACCAAGCCGGAGCGCGAGGAGCAGCTGCGCATCCTGCGCCGGCTGAACGCGGCGGAGGCCTTCGAGACCTTCCTGCAGACCAAGTACGTCGGCCAGAAGCGGTTCTCCCTGGAGGGCGGCGAGTCCGTCATCCCGCTGCTGGACGCGGTCATCGACTCGGCGGCCGAGTCCCGCCTGGACGAGGTCGTCATCGGCATGGCCCACCGCGGCCGGCTGAACGTGCTCGCCAACGTCGTCGGCAAGTCGTACGCGCAGATCTTCCGCGAGTTCGAGGGCAACCTCGACCCGAAGTCGATGCACGGCTCCGGCGACGTGAAGTACCACCTGGGCGCCGAGGGCACCTTCACCGGCCTGGACGGCGAGCAGATCAACGTCTCGCTGGTCGCCAACCCCTCGCACCTGGAGGCGGTCGACCCGGTCCTGGAGGGTGTCTCCCGCGCCAAGCAGGACATCATCAACAAGGGCGGCACGGACTTCACCGTCCTGCCCGTGGCGATCCACGGCGACGCGGCCTTCGCGGGCCAGGGCGTGGTGGCCGAGACCCTGAACATGTCGCAGCTGCGCGGCTACCGCACCGGCGGCACGGTCCACGTGGTCATCAACAACCAGGTCGGCTTCACCGCCGCCCCGGAGTCCTCGCGCTCCTCCATGTACGCCACCGACGTGGCCCGCATGATCGAGGCCCCGATCTTCCACGTGAACGGCGACGACCCGGAGGCCTGCGTCCGCGTGGCGCGGCTGGCCTTCGAGTTCCGCCAGGCGTTCAACAAGGACGTCGTGATCGACCTCCTGTGCTACCGCCGCCGCGGCCACAACGAGACCGACAACCCGGCCTTCACCCAGCCGCTGATGTACGACCTGATCGACAAGAAGCGCTCGGTGCGCAAGCTGTACACCGAGTCCCTCATCGGTCGCGGCGACATCACCCTGGAAGAGGCCGAGCAGGCGCTGCAGGACTACCAGGGCCAGCTGGAGAAGGTCTTCACCGAGGTCCGCGAGGCCGTCTCGCAGCCGACCGCCGCCGAACCCTCGGACCCGCAGGCCGAGTTCCCGGTGTCCGTGAACACCGCGATCACCGCGGAGACCGTCAAGCGGATCGCCGAGTCCCAGGTCAACATCCCCGACCACATCACCGTGCACCCGCGTCTGCTGCCGCAGCTGCAGCGCCGTGCGGCCATGGTCGAGGACGGCACGATCGACTGGGGCATGGGCGAGACCCTCGCCGTCGGCTCCCTCCTGCTGGACGGCGTGCCGGTCCGCCTGACGGGCCAGGACTCGCAGCGCGGCACCTTCGGCCAGCGCCACGCGGTCGTCATCGACCGTGAGACGGGCGACGAGTTCACGCCGCTGCTGTACCTGTCCGAGGACCAGTCCCGGTACAACGTCTACAACTCCCTGCTCTCCGAGTACGCGGTGATGGGCTTCGAGTACGGCTACTCGCTGGCCCGCCCGGACGCGCTGGTGATGTGGGAGGCGCAGTTCGGCGACTTCGTCAACGGCGCCCAGACGGTCCTGGACGAGTTCATCTCGTCGGCCGAGCAGAAGTGGAACCAGACCTCGGGCGTCACGCTGCTGCTGCCGCACGGCTACGAGGGCCAGGGCCCGGACCACTCCTCGGCCCGTCCGGAGCGGTTCCTGCAGCTGTGCGCGCAGAACAACATGACGGTCGCGATGCCGACCCTGCCGTCGAACTACTTCCACCTCCTGCGGTGGCAGGTGCACAACCCGCACCACAAGCCGCTGGTGGTCTTCACCCCGAAGTCGATGCTGCGCCTGAAGGCCGCGGCGTCGAAGGCGGAGGAGTTCACGACGGGCCAGTTCCGTCCGGTCATCGGCGACGAGTCGGTCGACGCGGCGGCGGTCAAGAAGGTCGTCTTCTGCGCCGGCAAGGTCTACTACGACCTCGACGCCGAGCGGAAGAAGCGCGGTCTGACGGACACGGCCATCATCCGCATCGAGCGCCTGTACCCGCTGCCGGGTGCCGAGCTCCAGGCGGAGATCGCCAAGTACCCGAACGCCGAGAAGTACCTGTGGGCCCAGGAGGAGCCGGCGAACCAGGGTGCCTGGCCGTTCATCGCGCTCAACCTGATCGACCACCTGGACCTGGCGGTCGGCGCGGACGTCCCGCACGGCGAGCGCCTGCGCCGCATCTCGCGCCCGCACGGCTCGTCCCCGGCCGTCGGTTCCGCCAAGCGGCACCAGGCCGAGCAGGAGCAGCTGGTGCGTGAGGTGTTCGAGGCCTGA
- a CDS encoding sensor histidine kinase: MSRGREAARRSPGPRNTGDPWGGVRPFSIKTKLGALVVTSVLITTGLSVIAVHTKTELRFITVFSMIATLLITQFVAHSLTAPLDEMNAVARSISHGDYTRRVRENRRDELGDLAVTINRMADDLEAQDLQRKELVANVSHELRTPIAGLRAVLENIVDGVTEADPETMRTALGQTERLGRLVETLLDLSRLDNGVIPLRKRRFEVWPYLSGVLKEANMVASARAGIASGSGSHTRTDVHLALDVFPPELTAHADPERIHQVVSNLIDNAVKHSPPHGRVTVRARRGELPESLELEVLDEGPGIPRSEWRRVFERFNRGSVSRPHGPGSDGGTGLGLAIARWAVDLHGGRIGVAESERGCRILITLPGLPSTTG; the protein is encoded by the coding sequence ATGAGCCGAGGACGGGAGGCCGCACGGAGGAGCCCCGGCCCTCGGAACACCGGGGATCCCTGGGGCGGCGTACGCCCGTTCTCGATCAAGACCAAGCTGGGCGCGCTGGTCGTCACGTCGGTGCTGATCACCACCGGCCTGTCGGTGATAGCGGTGCACACCAAGACGGAGCTGCGCTTCATCACGGTGTTCTCCATGATCGCCACGTTGCTGATCACCCAGTTCGTGGCGCACTCGCTGACCGCGCCGCTGGACGAGATGAACGCCGTCGCCCGGTCCATCTCGCACGGCGACTACACGCGCCGGGTGCGGGAGAACCGCCGCGACGAGCTGGGCGACCTGGCCGTCACCATCAACCGCATGGCCGACGACCTGGAGGCGCAGGACCTCCAGCGCAAGGAGCTGGTGGCGAACGTCTCGCACGAGCTGCGCACCCCGATCGCGGGCCTGCGCGCGGTGCTGGAGAACATCGTCGACGGCGTCACCGAGGCCGACCCGGAGACCATGCGCACGGCGCTCGGGCAGACCGAGCGGCTCGGCCGGCTGGTGGAGACGCTCCTCGACCTCTCCCGCCTGGACAACGGCGTCATACCGCTGCGCAAGCGGCGCTTCGAGGTGTGGCCGTATCTGTCGGGCGTGCTGAAGGAGGCCAACATGGTCGCCTCGGCACGCGCGGGCATCGCCTCCGGCTCCGGCAGCCACACCCGCACCGACGTGCACCTGGCCCTGGACGTCTTCCCGCCCGAGCTGACCGCGCACGCCGACCCCGAGCGCATCCACCAGGTCGTCTCCAACCTCATCGACAACGCCGTCAAGCACAGCCCGCCGCACGGCCGCGTGACGGTCCGGGCGCGGCGCGGGGAGCTGCCCGAGTCCCTGGAGCTGGAGGTTCTCGACGAGGGCCCCGGCATTCCGCGCTCGGAGTGGCGACGGGTGTTCGAGCGGTTCAACCGGGGTTCGGTGTCGCGGCCGCACGGTCCCGGCAGCGACGGCGGCACCGGTCTCGGCCTCGCGATCGCACGCTGGGCGGTGGATCTGCACGGCGGCCGGATCGGGGTGGCCGAATCCGAGCGGGGCTGCCGGATTCTCATCACTCTTCCGGGCCTTCCGTCTACGACCGGTTGA
- a CDS encoding response regulator transcription factor, whose translation MEQTQTSHNNTATQGAQRRVLVVEDDQTIVDAIATRLRAEGFLVQTAGDGPSAVDTAEAWQPDLLILDIMLPGFDGLEVCRRVQAQRPVPVMMLTARDDETDMLVGLGVGADDYMTKPFSMRELAARVHVLLRRVERAVVAASTPRSGILRLGELEIDHAQRRVRVRSEDVHLTPTEFDLLVCLANTPRAVLSREQLLAEVWDWADASGTRTVDSHIKALRRKIGAERIRTVHGVGYALETPTP comes from the coding sequence ATGGAGCAGACACAGACCTCCCACAACAACACGGCCACCCAGGGCGCGCAGCGTCGGGTGCTGGTGGTCGAGGACGATCAGACGATCGTGGACGCCATCGCCACCCGCCTGCGCGCCGAAGGGTTCCTGGTGCAAACGGCGGGGGACGGTCCGTCCGCCGTCGACACGGCCGAGGCCTGGCAGCCCGACCTGCTGATCCTCGACATCATGCTGCCGGGCTTCGACGGTCTGGAGGTCTGCCGGCGCGTGCAGGCCCAGCGGCCGGTGCCGGTGATGATGCTCACCGCGCGCGACGACGAGACGGACATGCTGGTCGGTCTCGGCGTCGGCGCCGACGACTACATGACCAAGCCGTTCTCGATGCGCGAGCTGGCCGCGCGCGTGCACGTGCTGCTGCGGCGGGTGGAGCGGGCCGTGGTGGCCGCCTCGACGCCGCGCAGCGGCATCCTGCGCCTGGGTGAGCTGGAGATCGACCACGCGCAGCGCCGGGTGCGGGTGCGCAGCGAGGACGTCCACCTCACGCCCACCGAGTTCGACCTGCTGGTCTGCCTGGCGAACACCCCGCGCGCGGTGCTCTCCCGTGAGCAGCTGCTCGCCGAGGTGTGGGACTGGGCGGACGCCTCGGGCACCCGCACCGTCGACAGCCACATCAAGGCGCTGCGCCGCAAGATCGGCGCCGAGCGCATCCGCACCGTGCACGGCGTGGGCTACGCCCTGGAGACGCCGACGCCATGA
- a CDS encoding spermidine synthase family protein produces the protein MSLTSHPLADIPEVLDRRDGPYGEVVLRRHGTLLQIIANGCFLMDTSDGRSERRLVDAAADALSTAGGRTAPRLLIGGLGVGFSLVHAAADPRWGRIAVVEREGAIIDWHRDGPLAPLSAEALADPRTEIVEADLVAYVNETSDTYDALCLDIDNGPGWTVTEGNDGLYAPSGLAGCARLLRPGGVLAVWSAQPSPEFEETLRNAGFQQVRTEEIPVARGVPDVVHIGVGPG, from the coding sequence ATGTCCCTCACTTCCCACCCCTTGGCCGACATCCCCGAGGTGCTGGACCGCCGCGACGGTCCGTACGGCGAGGTGGTCCTGCGCCGGCACGGGACGTTGCTGCAGATCATCGCGAACGGCTGCTTCCTGATGGACACCTCCGACGGACGCTCCGAACGCCGCCTGGTCGACGCGGCGGCCGACGCGCTGTCCACGGCCGGCGGGCGGACCGCGCCGCGCCTGCTCATCGGCGGACTCGGCGTCGGCTTCTCCCTCGTCCACGCGGCCGCGGACCCCCGCTGGGGCCGGATCGCGGTCGTCGAACGCGAGGGCGCGATCATCGACTGGCACCGCGACGGGCCGCTGGCCCCGCTCTCCGCCGAGGCCCTCGCCGACCCCCGCACGGAGATCGTCGAGGCGGACCTGGTCGCGTACGTCAATGAGACATCCGACACGTACGACGCCCTGTGCCTCGACATCGACAACGGCCCCGGCTGGACCGTCACCGAGGGCAACGACGGGCTCTACGCGCCGTCCGGACTGGCGGGCTGCGCGCGGCTGTTGAGGCCCGGCGGGGTGCTTGCCGTATGGTCCGCGCAGCCCTCTCCGGAATTCGAAGAAACCTTGCGTAATGCCGGATTCCAACAGGTGCGTACCGAAGAGATCCCCGTTGCCCGGGGCGTTCCGGACGTCGTGCACATCGGCGTCGGGCCTGGATAG
- the lon gene encoding endopeptidase La: MAAESAAFTPLTLPVLPLDDEVVLPGMVVPLDLSDAEVRAAVEAAQAAARSEPGKPRVLLVPRIDGTHAATGVLGTVEQVGRLADGDPGALIRGRGRVRIGAGTTGPGAALWVEGTRVDETVPDPLPGQVAELVTEYKALATAWLRKRGAWQVVDRVQAIDDVSALADNSGYSPFLTTEQKVELLETTDPVARLRLATQQLRDHLAEQDVAETIAKDVQEGVDKQQREFLLRRQLEAVRKELREINGEQDGEESDDYRARVEAADLPEKVREAALKEVDKLERSSDQSPEGSWIRTWLDTVLEMPWSERTEDAYDIRGAQAVLDAEHAGLEDVKERITEYLAVRKRRGDRGLGVVGGRRGGAVLALVGPPGVGKTSLGESVAHAMGRKFVRVALGGVRDEAEIRGHRRTYVGALPGRIVRAIKEAGSMNPVVLLDEIDKVGSDFRGDPAAALLEVLDPAQNHTFRDHYLEVELDLSDVVFLATANVLEAIPEALLDRMELVRLDGYTEDEKVVIARDHLLPRQLERAGLDADEVTVDEGALRRLAGEYTREAGVRTLERSIARLLRKVAAQHELGERKLPFTVTDGDLRALIGRPHHVPESAQDPAERRTSVPGVATGLAVTGAGGDVLYVEASLADPETGAAGLTLTGQLGDVMKESAQIALSFLRSHGAELELPVGDLKDRGAHIHFPAGAVPKDGPSAGVTMTTALASLLSGRLVRTDVAMTGEVSLTGRVLPIGGVKQKLLAAHRAGITTVIIPKRNEPDLDDVPAQVLDKLDVHAVTDVRQVLELALAPATNGAESEVPVAA, from the coding sequence ATGGCTGCTGAGTCCGCCGCCTTCACACCGCTCACCCTGCCCGTGCTGCCGCTCGACGACGAAGTGGTCCTGCCCGGCATGGTCGTCCCCCTGGACCTGAGCGACGCCGAGGTACGGGCCGCGGTGGAGGCCGCCCAGGCCGCCGCCAGGTCCGAGCCCGGCAAGCCCCGCGTCCTCCTCGTCCCGCGCATCGACGGCACCCACGCCGCCACCGGCGTCCTCGGCACGGTCGAGCAGGTCGGCCGGCTGGCCGACGGCGACCCGGGCGCCCTGATCCGCGGCCGGGGCCGGGTGCGCATCGGCGCCGGCACCACCGGTCCGGGCGCCGCGCTCTGGGTCGAGGGCACCCGGGTCGACGAGACCGTCCCCGATCCGCTGCCCGGCCAGGTGGCCGAGCTGGTGACGGAGTACAAGGCGCTCGCCACCGCCTGGCTGCGCAAGCGCGGCGCCTGGCAGGTCGTCGACCGGGTCCAGGCCATCGACGACGTGTCCGCGCTCGCCGACAACTCCGGTTACTCGCCCTTCCTCACCACCGAGCAGAAGGTCGAGCTGCTGGAGACCACCGACCCGGTGGCCCGTCTCAGGCTCGCCACCCAGCAGCTGCGCGACCACCTCGCCGAGCAGGACGTCGCCGAGACCATCGCCAAGGACGTCCAGGAGGGCGTCGACAAGCAGCAGCGGGAGTTCCTGCTGCGCCGCCAGCTCGAAGCCGTACGCAAGGAGCTGCGCGAGATCAACGGCGAGCAGGACGGCGAGGAGTCCGACGACTACCGGGCCCGCGTCGAGGCCGCCGACCTGCCGGAGAAGGTCCGCGAGGCCGCGCTCAAGGAGGTCGACAAGCTGGAGCGCTCCTCCGACCAGTCGCCGGAGGGCTCCTGGATCCGCACCTGGCTCGACACGGTCCTGGAGATGCCGTGGAGCGAGCGCACCGAGGACGCCTACGACATCCGGGGCGCCCAGGCGGTGCTCGACGCCGAGCACGCGGGCCTGGAGGACGTGAAGGAGCGCATCACCGAGTACCTGGCCGTGCGCAAGCGGCGCGGCGACCGGGGCCTCGGCGTGGTCGGCGGCCGGCGCGGCGGTGCCGTACTGGCCCTGGTGGGCCCGCCCGGCGTCGGCAAGACCTCGCTCGGCGAGTCCGTCGCCCACGCGATGGGCCGCAAGTTCGTCCGCGTCGCCCTCGGCGGCGTCCGCGACGAGGCCGAGATCCGCGGCCACCGGCGCACGTACGTCGGGGCGCTGCCCGGCCGGATCGTGCGGGCGATCAAGGAGGCGGGGTCCATGAACCCGGTCGTCCTGCTCGACGAGATCGACAAGGTGGGCTCGGACTTCCGGGGCGACCCGGCCGCCGCCCTCCTCGAAGTCCTCGATCCGGCGCAGAACCACACCTTCCGGGACCACTACCTGGAGGTCGAGCTGGACCTCTCCGACGTGGTCTTCCTGGCCACCGCCAACGTCCTGGAGGCGATCCCGGAGGCCCTGCTCGACCGCATGGAGCTGGTCCGCCTCGACGGCTACACCGAGGACGAGAAGGTCGTCATCGCCCGTGACCACCTGCTCCCGCGCCAGCTGGAGCGGGCCGGACTGGACGCCGACGAGGTCACCGTCGACGAGGGCGCCCTGCGCAGGCTGGCCGGCGAGTACACCCGCGAGGCGGGCGTACGCACCCTGGAGCGGTCGATCGCCCGGCTGCTGCGCAAGGTGGCGGCCCAGCACGAGCTGGGCGAACGGAAGCTGCCGTTCACCGTCACCGACGGCGACCTGCGCGCTCTGATCGGACGGCCGCACCACGTGCCCGAGTCCGCGCAGGACCCGGCGGAGCGGCGCACCTCGGTGCCGGGCGTGGCCACCGGCCTCGCGGTCACCGGCGCGGGCGGCGACGTCCTGTACGTCGAGGCGTCGCTGGCCGACCCGGAGACGGGCGCGGCGGGGCTGACCCTGACCGGTCAGCTGGGCGACGTGATGAAGGAGTCGGCGCAGATCGCGCTGAGCTTCCTGCGCAGCCACGGCGCCGAGCTGGAACTGCCGGTGGGCGACCTCAAGGACCGGGGAGCGCACATCCACTTCCCGGCGGGCGCGGTCCCCAAGGACGGCCCGAGCGCCGGCGTCACCATGACCACGGCCCTCGCCTCGCTGCTCTCCGGCCGGCTGGTCCGCACCGACGTGGCGATGACCGGCGAGGTCTCGCTGACCGGGCGGGTGCTGCCGATCGGCGGGGTCAAGCAGAAGCTGCTCGCCGCGCACCGGGCGGGGATCACCACGGTGATCATCCCCAAGCGCAACGAGCCCGACCTGGACGACGTCCCGGCGCAGGTGCTGGACAAGCTCGACGTCCACGCCGTCACCGACGTCCGCCAGGTGCTGGAACTGGCGCTCGCACCGGCGACCAACGGTGCGGAGTCGGAGGTTCCGGTCGCGGCGTGA
- a CDS encoding lysozyme has product MLVHRPGSARGRRFAVAGTLLAALSLVFTLPAHASSSADVPPRGSAHMGMGVAAHDGEHGTPVPGRAAQTEGVDVSSHQGNVAWSTLWNSGVRWAYAKATEGTYYTNPYFAQQYNGSYNVGMIRGSYHFATPDTTSGATQANYFVDHGGGWSKDGKTLPGALDIEWNPYGATCYGKTQSQMVTWVRDFLNTYKARTGRDAVIYTATSWWTQCTGNYGGFAANNPLWVARYASTVGTLPAGWGYYTMWQYTSSGPTVGDHNKFNGALDRVQALANG; this is encoded by the coding sequence ATGCTCGTGCACAGACCCGGATCGGCCCGTGGACGGCGCTTCGCCGTCGCCGGGACCCTGCTCGCCGCGCTCTCCCTCGTCTTCACTCTTCCGGCGCACGCCTCGTCGTCCGCCGACGTCCCGCCGCGCGGCTCCGCCCACATGGGCATGGGCGTCGCGGCCCACGACGGCGAGCACGGCACCCCGGTACCGGGCCGCGCGGCCCAGACCGAGGGCGTGGACGTCTCCAGCCACCAGGGCAACGTCGCCTGGTCGACCCTGTGGAACAGCGGCGTCAGGTGGGCCTACGCCAAGGCCACCGAGGGGACCTACTACACCAACCCCTACTTCGCCCAGCAGTACAACGGCTCCTACAACGTCGGCATGATCCGCGGCTCGTACCACTTCGCCACCCCGGACACGACGAGCGGCGCCACCCAGGCCAACTACTTCGTCGACCACGGCGGCGGCTGGTCCAAGGACGGGAAGACGCTGCCGGGCGCGCTCGACATCGAGTGGAACCCGTACGGGGCCACCTGCTACGGCAAGACGCAGAGCCAGATGGTCACCTGGGTCCGCGACTTCCTGAACACGTACAAGGCCCGCACCGGCCGGGACGCCGTGATCTACACGGCGACCAGCTGGTGGACCCAGTGCACCGGCAACTACGGCGGCTTCGCCGCGAACAACCCGCTGTGGGTGGCCCGGTACGCCTCGACGGTGGGCACGCTGCCGGCCGGCTGGGGCTACTACACGATGTGGCAGTACACGTCGTCCGGTCCGACGGTGGGCGACCACAACAAGTTCAACGGCGCGCTGGACCGCGTCCAGGCGCTCGCCAACGGCTGA
- a CDS encoding MarR family winged helix-turn-helix transcriptional regulator, with protein sequence MHEDGNDGGRGVESHLSGSGVNQPEFLALERELTVLLRRARANQGEMAREVHPDLESSAYGLLVRLGECGGQRATDLAGFIGVGKATMSRQLRALEELGLVAREPDPADGRAWLVTLTPEGQERVGRVREARRARYARRLADWNPREVTELARLLHELNRGMER encoded by the coding sequence GTGCACGAAGACGGGAACGACGGCGGTCGCGGAGTTGAATCCCACCTGTCCGGCAGTGGTGTGAACCAACCGGAGTTCCTGGCACTGGAACGCGAGTTGACGGTCCTGCTGCGACGGGCGCGGGCCAACCAGGGCGAGATGGCCCGGGAGGTCCACCCCGACCTGGAGTCCTCCGCGTACGGCCTGCTCGTCCGGCTCGGCGAGTGCGGCGGGCAGCGCGCCACGGACCTGGCCGGCTTCATCGGCGTCGGCAAGGCGACGATGTCCCGCCAGCTGCGCGCCCTGGAGGAACTCGGGCTCGTCGCCCGCGAACCCGATCCCGCCGACGGCCGGGCCTGGCTGGTCACCCTCACCCCCGAGGGCCAGGAGCGCGTGGGCAGGGTCCGGGAGGCCCGCCGCGCCCGGTACGCCCGCAGGCTCGCCGACTGGAACCCGCGCGAGGTGACCGAACTGGCCCGGCTGCTGCACGAACTCAACCGGGGCATGGAGCGGTAG